A region of Paraburkholderia largidicola DNA encodes the following proteins:
- a CDS encoding glutathione peroxidase, with amino-acid sequence MAADNTSIYSFSASTLGGEPVGLDRYDGKVMLIVNTASECGFTPQYAGLQKLHEQYAARGLQVLGFPCNQFGKQEPGDAAQIGAFCEKNYGVTFQMFDKIDVNGPDAHPLFKFLKDEAPGVLGIEAIKWNFTKFLVDRSGKVVKRYAPTTKPETITDDIEALL; translated from the coding sequence ATGGCAGCGGACAACACTTCGATTTATTCCTTTTCGGCGAGCACGCTGGGCGGCGAGCCGGTCGGTCTCGACCGCTACGACGGCAAGGTGATGCTGATCGTCAACACGGCGAGCGAATGCGGGTTCACGCCGCAATACGCGGGCTTGCAGAAACTGCACGAGCAGTATGCGGCGCGCGGACTGCAGGTGCTGGGCTTTCCGTGCAACCAGTTCGGCAAGCAGGAGCCCGGCGACGCCGCGCAGATCGGTGCATTCTGTGAAAAGAACTACGGCGTCACGTTCCAGATGTTCGACAAGATCGATGTCAACGGCCCGGACGCGCATCCGCTGTTCAAATTTCTGAAAGACGAGGCGCCCGGCGTGCTCGGCATCGAGGCGATCAAATGGAACTTCACGAAGTTCCTCGTCGACCGCAGCGGCAAGGTCGTCAAGCGCTACGCGCCCACTACGAAGCCCGAAACGATCACCGACGACATCGAAGCACTGCTGTAA
- the alr gene encoding alanine racemase: MPRPVSATIHTAALANNLAVARRYAPKSKIWAVVKANAYGHGLARAFPGLRATDGFGLLDLEEAVKLRELGWAGPILLLEGFFRPTDIDVIDRYSLTTALHSDEQLRMLEMARLSKPVNIQLKMNSGMNRLGYTPEKFRAAWERARACQGVGQITLMTHFSDADSERGITHQMEAFERGAQGIAGARSLSNSAATLWYPEAHFDWVRPGVMLYGASPSGLSAEIKDTGLQPAMTLSSELIAVQTLKEGSTIGYGSIFTARAGMRVGVVACGYADGYPRVAPEGTPVIVDGIRTRIVGRVSMDMITVDLTPCPQANVGSRVELWGAQLPIDDVAQSSGTIGYELMCAVAPRVPVRAE; encoded by the coding sequence ATGCCGCGCCCAGTCTCAGCCACGATTCATACCGCCGCTCTCGCCAATAACCTCGCAGTTGCCCGCCGTTATGCGCCGAAGTCCAAAATCTGGGCCGTCGTCAAGGCCAACGCCTACGGTCACGGGCTCGCGCGGGCGTTCCCGGGCTTGCGCGCCACCGACGGCTTTGGTTTGCTCGACCTCGAAGAAGCCGTGAAGTTGCGTGAATTAGGCTGGGCCGGGCCAATTTTGTTGCTCGAGGGCTTTTTCCGGCCGACGGATATCGACGTGATCGACCGTTACAGCCTCACCACGGCGCTGCATTCGGACGAGCAATTGCGCATGCTGGAAATGGCGCGTCTGTCCAAGCCCGTCAATATCCAGTTGAAAATGAACAGCGGCATGAACCGGCTCGGCTACACGCCCGAGAAGTTCCGCGCCGCGTGGGAGCGCGCGCGGGCCTGCCAGGGCGTGGGCCAGATCACGTTGATGACCCATTTCTCGGACGCCGACAGCGAGCGCGGCATCACCCATCAGATGGAAGCGTTCGAACGCGGCGCGCAGGGCATCGCGGGCGCGCGCAGCCTGTCCAATTCGGCCGCTACGCTCTGGTATCCGGAGGCGCATTTCGACTGGGTGCGCCCGGGCGTGATGCTGTACGGCGCGTCGCCCTCGGGCCTGAGCGCGGAGATCAAGGACACGGGTCTGCAACCGGCAATGACGCTGAGCTCGGAACTGATCGCAGTGCAGACGCTCAAGGAAGGCAGCACGATTGGCTATGGCTCGATTTTCACCGCGCGCGCAGGCATGCGCGTCGGCGTCGTTGCGTGCGGTTACGCGGACGGCTATCCGCGTGTCGCGCCAGAAGGCACGCCTGTGATCGTCGACGGCATCCGCACGCGGATCGTGGGGCGCGTGTCGATGGACATGATTACCGTCGATCTCACGCCGTGTCCGCAGGCGAACGTCGGCTCGCGCGTCGAGTTGTGGGGCGCACAGTTGCCCATCGACGACGTCGCGCAGTCATCCGGCACGATCGGCTACGAGCTGATGTGCGCTGTCGCGCCGCGCGTGCCTGTGCGCGCCGAATAA
- the radA gene encoding DNA repair protein RadA gives MAKQKTLYICTECGGQSPKWQGQCPACHAWNTLVESVAESPSAHRFQALAKSQPVQRLAEIHASDVPRFSTGVGEFDRVLGGGLVAGGVVLIGGDPGIGKSTLLLQSLAEIASERRALYVSGEESAAQIALRAQRLSLLEPGSHASELKLLAEIQLEKIQATIADEKPDVAVIDSIQTIYSEALTSAPGSVAQVRECAAQLTRVAKQSGTAIIMVGHVTKEGSLAGPRVLEHIVDTVLYFEGDTHSSFRLVRAFKNRFGAVNELGVFAMTERGLRGVANPSALFLSQHEQIVPGSCVLVTQEGTRPLLVEVQALVDAANVPNPRRLAVGLEQNRLAMLLAVLHKHAGIACFDQDVFLNAVGGVKITEPAADLAVLLAIHSSMRNKPLPKGLIVFGEVGLAGEIRPSPRGQERLKEAAKLGFSIALIPKANAPKQAIDGLQVIAVERIEQAIDRIRTLE, from the coding sequence TTGGCTAAACAAAAAACGTTGTACATCTGCACGGAATGCGGCGGGCAGTCGCCGAAGTGGCAGGGCCAGTGCCCTGCGTGTCATGCGTGGAACACCCTCGTCGAATCGGTCGCGGAGTCGCCTTCCGCGCACCGCTTCCAGGCGCTCGCCAAGAGCCAGCCGGTACAGCGGCTCGCCGAGATTCATGCGTCGGACGTGCCGCGCTTTTCAACAGGCGTCGGCGAGTTCGATCGCGTGCTCGGCGGCGGGCTGGTGGCGGGCGGCGTTGTGCTGATCGGCGGCGATCCGGGGATCGGCAAATCGACGCTGCTGCTGCAGTCGCTCGCGGAAATCGCCAGCGAACGGCGCGCGCTTTATGTCAGCGGCGAGGAATCAGCGGCGCAGATTGCGTTGCGCGCGCAACGGTTGTCGCTGCTCGAGCCGGGTTCGCACGCCAGCGAGCTGAAGCTGCTTGCTGAAATCCAGCTGGAGAAAATCCAGGCGACCATCGCCGACGAAAAGCCGGACGTCGCCGTGATCGACTCGATCCAGACCATCTATTCGGAAGCGCTGACATCGGCGCCAGGATCGGTGGCGCAGGTGCGCGAGTGCGCGGCGCAACTGACGCGCGTCGCCAAGCAGTCTGGCACGGCCATCATCATGGTCGGCCACGTGACGAAAGAGGGCAGCCTCGCGGGCCCGCGCGTGCTCGAACATATCGTCGATACCGTGCTGTATTTCGAAGGCGACACGCATTCGTCGTTCCGGCTCGTGCGCGCGTTCAAGAACCGCTTCGGCGCCGTCAATGAGCTGGGCGTGTTCGCGATGACGGAGCGGGGTCTGCGCGGCGTCGCGAATCCGTCGGCGCTGTTCCTGTCGCAGCACGAACAGATCGTGCCCGGCTCGTGCGTGCTGGTCACACAGGAAGGCACGCGGCCGCTGCTGGTCGAAGTGCAGGCGCTCGTCGACGCGGCGAACGTGCCGAATCCGCGCCGGCTGGCCGTCGGTCTCGAACAGAACCGGCTCGCCATGTTGCTCGCCGTGCTGCACAAGCACGCGGGCATTGCCTGTTTCGATCAGGACGTGTTCCTGAACGCAGTGGGCGGCGTGAAGATCACTGAGCCCGCCGCCGACCTCGCCGTGCTGCTGGCCATCCATTCGTCGATGCGCAACAAGCCGCTACCGAAGGGCCTGATCGTATTTGGCGAAGTGGGGTTGGCGGGTGAAATCCGGCCGTCGCCGCGCGGCCAGGAACGTCTGAAGGAAGCCGCAAAGCTGGGCTTTTCGATTGCGCTGATTCCGAAGGCGAACGCGCCGAAGCAAGCCATCGACGGATTGCAGGTGATCGCTGTAGAGCGTATCGAGCAGGCCATCGACCGTATCCGAACGCTCGAGTAG
- the lplT gene encoding lysophospholipid transporter LplT, with amino-acid sequence MKKGFYTIMAAQFFSSLADNALLIAAIALLKDLHAPNWMTPLLKLFFVLSYVVLAAFVGAFADSRPKGRVMFVTNTIKVVGCLTMLVGAHPLLAYGIVGFGAAAYSPAKYGILTELLPPDRLVAANGWIEGTTVGSIILGTVLGGALISPHIASHIIKHTPSAIHTPAEAAMLIIILIYAVAALFNLRIPDTGARYPRQEHGPIKLITDFADCFLVLWRDKLGQISLAVTTLFWGAGATLQFIVLKWAEVSLGMSLSEGAILQAVVAVGVAAGAMIAAARVPLKKSLSVLPVGIIMGIAVMLMAFYTKNLFPSHWGFYFGKMHVPGYLIFAYIFLMVVGALSGFFVVPMNALLQHRGHVLLSAGHSIAVQNFNENLSVLVMLCLYAVLVWLDVPVAIVIVLFGTFVCVMMWVVMRRHQANQRAFDSVSLIGEARH; translated from the coding sequence ATGAAAAAAGGTTTTTACACCATTATGGCCGCGCAGTTTTTTTCGTCGCTGGCCGACAATGCGCTTCTGATCGCTGCTATTGCACTGCTGAAAGATCTTCACGCCCCGAACTGGATGACGCCGCTGCTCAAGCTGTTTTTTGTGCTGTCGTACGTCGTGCTCGCGGCTTTTGTCGGCGCCTTCGCGGACTCCCGTCCGAAGGGCCGTGTGATGTTCGTGACCAATACCATCAAGGTGGTCGGTTGCCTCACGATGCTGGTCGGCGCGCATCCGCTGCTGGCCTACGGGATCGTCGGATTTGGCGCCGCCGCCTACTCGCCCGCCAAATACGGCATTCTCACCGAGCTGCTGCCGCCTGACCGCCTCGTCGCCGCAAACGGCTGGATCGAAGGCACGACCGTCGGCTCGATCATTCTCGGCACCGTACTCGGCGGCGCACTGATCAGCCCGCATATCGCTTCCCACATCATCAAGCACACGCCGTCCGCGATCCATACACCGGCGGAAGCGGCGATGCTCATCATCATCCTGATCTACGCAGTCGCTGCGCTGTTCAATCTGCGCATTCCCGACACGGGTGCCCGCTATCCGCGCCAGGAACACGGCCCCATCAAGCTCATTACCGACTTCGCCGACTGCTTCCTCGTGCTGTGGCGCGACAAGCTCGGCCAGATTTCGCTCGCCGTCACGACGCTGTTCTGGGGCGCCGGCGCGACGCTGCAATTCATCGTGCTGAAGTGGGCGGAAGTGTCGCTCGGCATGTCGCTGTCGGAAGGCGCGATCCTGCAGGCCGTGGTCGCCGTGGGCGTCGCAGCGGGCGCGATGATCGCCGCCGCGCGCGTGCCGTTGAAGAAGTCGCTGTCGGTGCTGCCCGTCGGCATCATCATGGGCATCGCGGTGATGCTGATGGCCTTCTATACGAAAAATCTGTTTCCGTCTCACTGGGGCTTCTACTTCGGCAAGATGCACGTCCCCGGTTATCTGATCTTTGCCTATATCTTCCTGATGGTCGTCGGCGCACTGTCGGGGTTCTTCGTCGTGCCGATGAATGCGCTGCTCCAGCATCGCGGGCACGTGCTGCTGTCGGCGGGTCACTCGATCGCCGTGCAGAACTTCAACGAGAACCTGTCCGTGCTCGTGATGCTGTGCCTGTATGCCGTGCTCGTCTGGCTCGACGTGCCCGTCGCGATCGTGATCGTGCTGTTCGGCACCTTCGTGTGCGTGATGATGTGGGTCGTGATGCGCCGCCATCAGGCGAACCAGCGCGCGTTCGATTCCGTATCGCTGATCGGCGAAGCGCGGCACTGA
- the cls gene encoding cardiolipin synthase: MQFDLLHIGTLVFLAHALGVIAACHAILHTRTSQGAIAWAVSLVAMPYLTLVPYLFLGRSKFAGYADARRLENETLRTRAHPPEWDTEASSHGRPTEALGHHFVRSLTRLSGMPFLPGNQVRTLVNGEATFAAILDAIENAQHYIVVQFFIVRADALGEMLKDALLAKAAQGLRVYVLYDSIGSFDLPHRYVASLLAGGVQMHPFATNRQFVNRFQLNFRNHRKIVVVDGERAFVGGHNVGVEYLGGKPPLSPWRDTHIEVRGPAVASIQFVFTEDWYWATQDLPHFDSPPPANPGDGMHCLVVPTGPADKQETCSLFFVEAINAARERVWITTPYLVPDEAVFAALRLAALRGVDVRILIPSRRDHRVVFEASKLYAYDSIRAGVRVFRYRPGFLHQKVVLIDDVAAAVGSANLDNRSFRLNFEIMVLTVDHGFALEVEEMLLRDFAESFEIDRSEYRNAPALRRVLMHVARLFAPIL, from the coding sequence ATGCAATTCGACCTGCTTCACATCGGCACGCTCGTGTTTCTCGCCCATGCGCTGGGCGTGATCGCAGCTTGCCATGCCATCTTGCACACCCGCACATCGCAAGGCGCGATCGCGTGGGCGGTATCGCTCGTCGCGATGCCCTATCTGACGCTGGTTCCGTATCTGTTCCTCGGGCGCAGCAAGTTCGCCGGTTACGCGGACGCGCGCCGCCTCGAAAACGAAACGCTACGCACGCGTGCGCATCCGCCCGAATGGGACACGGAAGCCTCGTCGCACGGCCGTCCGACGGAAGCGCTCGGCCATCATTTCGTGCGCTCGCTCACGCGCCTGTCCGGCATGCCGTTCCTGCCTGGCAACCAGGTGCGCACGCTGGTGAACGGCGAAGCAACGTTCGCGGCGATTCTCGATGCGATCGAAAACGCGCAGCACTACATCGTCGTGCAGTTCTTCATCGTGCGCGCCGACGCGCTCGGCGAGATGCTCAAGGACGCGCTGCTCGCGAAGGCGGCGCAAGGCCTGCGCGTGTACGTGCTGTACGACAGCATCGGCAGCTTCGACCTGCCGCATCGCTATGTCGCGTCGCTGCTCGCGGGCGGCGTGCAGATGCATCCATTCGCGACGAACCGGCAGTTCGTCAACCGCTTCCAGCTCAACTTCCGCAATCACCGCAAGATCGTCGTGGTGGACGGCGAGCGTGCGTTCGTCGGCGGACATAACGTCGGTGTCGAGTATCTGGGCGGCAAGCCGCCATTGTCGCCGTGGCGCGATACGCATATCGAAGTGCGCGGCCCCGCCGTGGCCAGCATCCAGTTCGTATTCACGGAGGACTGGTACTGGGCCACGCAGGATCTGCCGCACTTCGATTCGCCGCCGCCCGCGAATCCCGGCGACGGCATGCACTGCCTCGTCGTGCCCACAGGGCCGGCCGACAAGCAGGAGACCTGCTCGCTGTTCTTCGTCGAAGCGATCAACGCGGCGCGCGAGCGCGTCTGGATCACCACGCCCTATCTCGTGCCCGACGAAGCCGTGTTCGCGGCCTTACGGCTCGCGGCACTGCGCGGCGTCGACGTGCGCATCCTGATCCCGAGCCGGCGCGATCACCGCGTGGTGTTCGAGGCGTCCAAGCTCTACGCGTACGACTCGATACGCGCGGGCGTGCGCGTGTTCCGTTACCGACCGGGCTTTCTGCATCAGAAGGTGGTGCTGATCGACGACGTCGCGGCGGCCGTGGGCAGCGCGAATCTCGACAACCGGTCGTTCCGCCTGAACTTCGAGATCATGGTGCTGACCGTGGACCACGGCTTTGCGCTCGAAGTCGAAGAGATGCTCCTGCGCGACTTCGCTGAATCGTTCGAGATCGACCGCAGCGAGTATCGCAACGCGCCGGCGCTGCGGCGCGTGTTGATGCATGTCGCGCGGCTTTTCGCGCCGATCCTGTGA
- a CDS encoding ATP-binding cassette domain-containing protein: MIRFNQFSLARGTKPLFEQTTFTLNPGEKAGLVGANGAGKSTLFSVLLGELHADGGDVSIPPSWQIAHVAQETPAADKTALDYTLDGDAALRAIETRIATASAAHDGAAEAEAHAAFADADGYTAPARAEALLLGLGFTLDQTRASVSSFSGGWRMRLNLAQALMCRSDLLLLDEPTNHLDLDAIVWLEDWLHRYPGTLIVISHDREFLDSVCNVTLHLENQQIKRYGGNYSQFEVLRAQQLALQQSAYEKQRKTIEHLQSFVDRFKAKATKARQAQSRMKALEKMELIAPAHIASPFTFEFREPDSAPNPMMVMEDVRCGYHAVDGGEIPIVDRVTLSIQNGQRIGLLGANGQGKSTLIKTLAGTLAPLGGHVREGKGLQIGYFAQHQLETLRPDDSPLQHLARLAPDTREQELRDFLGSFNFSGDMATAAIAPFSGGEKARLALALIIWQKPNLLLLDEPTNHLDLETRHALTMALAQFEGTLILVSHDRHLLRATTDQFMLVAKHKLQPFDGDLDDYRDWLLQHAAEQRAALKADASNGDANGADASVNRKEQRRLEAETRQKLAHLKKPLQTRIAKIEKEMDALNAEKATLDTFVADPASYAAEQKTKLTEAIRRQADVNARLETLEADWLEAHEELEQIG, from the coding sequence GTGATCCGCTTTAACCAGTTCAGTCTCGCGCGCGGCACGAAGCCGCTCTTCGAACAAACCACCTTCACGCTCAACCCCGGCGAGAAGGCCGGTCTCGTGGGCGCTAACGGCGCGGGCAAATCGACCTTGTTCTCCGTGCTGCTCGGCGAACTGCACGCGGACGGCGGCGATGTTTCGATCCCGCCGTCGTGGCAGATCGCGCACGTCGCGCAAGAAACGCCTGCCGCCGACAAGACCGCGCTCGACTACACGCTCGACGGCGACGCCGCCTTGCGCGCGATCGAAACGCGCATTGCGACGGCCTCGGCCGCGCACGACGGCGCGGCTGAAGCCGAAGCGCACGCCGCATTCGCCGATGCCGACGGCTACACGGCGCCCGCACGCGCCGAAGCATTGCTGCTCGGCCTCGGCTTCACGCTCGACCAGACGCGCGCGAGCGTCAGTAGTTTCTCGGGCGGCTGGCGCATGCGCCTGAACCTCGCGCAGGCGCTGATGTGCCGCTCGGACTTGCTGCTGCTCGACGAACCGACCAATCACCTGGATCTCGATGCCATCGTCTGGCTCGAAGACTGGCTGCACCGCTATCCGGGCACGCTGATCGTCATCTCGCACGACCGCGAATTTCTCGACTCGGTCTGCAATGTTACGCTGCATCTGGAGAACCAGCAGATCAAGCGGTACGGCGGCAACTACTCGCAGTTCGAAGTGCTGCGCGCGCAACAACTGGCGCTGCAACAGAGCGCTTATGAAAAGCAGCGCAAGACGATCGAGCATCTGCAGAGCTTCGTCGACCGGTTCAAGGCGAAGGCGACCAAGGCACGCCAGGCGCAAAGCCGCATGAAAGCGCTCGAAAAGATGGAGCTGATCGCGCCCGCGCATATCGCGTCGCCGTTCACGTTCGAATTCCGCGAGCCCGACTCCGCGCCCAATCCGATGATGGTGATGGAAGACGTGCGCTGCGGTTATCACGCGGTGGACGGCGGCGAGATTCCGATTGTGGATCGTGTCACGCTGTCCATCCAGAACGGGCAGCGCATCGGCCTGCTCGGCGCGAACGGCCAGGGCAAGTCGACGCTGATCAAGACACTGGCGGGCACGCTGGCGCCGCTGGGCGGCCACGTACGCGAAGGTAAAGGCCTGCAGATCGGCTACTTCGCGCAGCATCAGCTGGAGACGCTGCGACCCGACGACTCCCCATTGCAGCATCTGGCGCGGCTTGCGCCGGACACGCGCGAGCAGGAATTGCGCGACTTCCTCGGCAGCTTCAACTTCTCCGGCGACATGGCGACGGCCGCTATCGCGCCCTTCTCCGGCGGCGAAAAAGCGCGACTCGCGCTGGCGCTGATCATCTGGCAGAAGCCGAACCTGTTGCTGCTCGACGAACCGACCAACCACCTCGACCTCGAAACGCGCCACGCGCTCACCATGGCGCTCGCGCAGTTCGAAGGCACGCTGATACTCGTGTCGCACGACCGGCATTTGCTGCGCGCCACCACGGACCAGTTTATGCTCGTCGCGAAGCACAAGCTGCAACCGTTCGACGGCGACCTCGACGACTATCGCGACTGGCTGCTGCAACACGCCGCCGAACAGCGCGCGGCGCTCAAGGCGGATGCATCGAACGGCGACGCGAACGGCGCGGACGCTTCGGTGAATCGCAAGGAGCAGCGCCGTCTCGAAGCGGAAACGCGGCAAAAGCTCGCGCATCTGAAGAAGCCGTTGCAGACCCGCATTGCGAAGATCGAAAAGGAAATGGATGCGCTGAACGCGGAAAAAGCGACGCTCGACACGTTCGTCGCCGATCCCGCCAGCTATGCCGCCGAACAAAAAACAAAGTTGACGGAAGCCATACGCCGTCAGGCAGATGTCAACGCACGACTCGAAACGCTCGAAGCCGACTGGCTCGAAGCGCACGAGGAACTCGAACAAATCGGCTAA
- the prmB gene encoding 50S ribosomal protein L3 N(5)-glutamine methyltransferase: protein MTHPFSTVRDVLRYAVSQFNQAGLAFGHGSSNAYDEAAYLVLHTLHLPIDLLEPFLDARLTSEEIDAVLKVIERRAKDRVPAAYITQEAWMHGYRFHVDERVIVPRSFIGELLQDGLQPYVEDPEQVGAVLELCTGSGCLAILAAHAFPNADIDAVDLSPAALEVAARNVHDYELDERVALFEGDLYAPLPERRYDVIITNPPYVNAESMKALPAEYKHEPEMALAGGADGMDIVRRIIADARNWLTDEGVLVIEIGNEREHVEAAFGGLDLVWMSTSAGDDNVFLIQASDLPGN, encoded by the coding sequence ATGACTCATCCGTTTTCCACGGTTCGCGATGTGCTGCGCTACGCGGTATCGCAGTTCAACCAGGCCGGTCTGGCGTTCGGCCACGGCTCATCGAACGCTTATGACGAAGCCGCGTATCTCGTGCTGCACACGCTACATCTGCCCATCGATCTGCTCGAGCCGTTTCTCGATGCGCGCCTCACGTCCGAAGAAATCGACGCGGTGCTGAAAGTGATTGAGCGGCGCGCGAAGGATCGCGTGCCCGCCGCCTACATCACGCAGGAAGCGTGGATGCACGGCTATCGCTTCCACGTCGACGAGCGCGTGATCGTGCCGCGTTCGTTCATCGGCGAGCTGCTGCAGGATGGGTTGCAGCCGTATGTCGAGGACCCCGAACAGGTTGGCGCGGTGCTCGAACTGTGCACGGGCTCCGGCTGTCTCGCGATCCTCGCGGCACACGCCTTCCCGAATGCCGATATCGATGCCGTCGACCTGTCGCCTGCCGCGCTCGAAGTTGCAGCGCGCAATGTCCATGACTACGAGCTCGACGAGCGCGTCGCACTCTTCGAAGGCGATCTGTACGCGCCGCTGCCCGAGCGCCGCTACGACGTAATCATCACGAATCCGCCGTATGTGAACGCGGAATCGATGAAGGCCCTGCCCGCCGAATACAAGCACGAGCCGGAAATGGCGCTCGCGGGCGGCGCGGACGGCATGGATATCGTGCGTCGCATCATCGCCGATGCGCGCAACTGGCTGACGGACGAAGGCGTGCTGGTCATCGAGATTGGCAACGAGCGCGAGCATGTCGAAGCGGCGTTCGGCGGCCTCGATCTCGTCTGGATGTCGACTAGCGCCGGCGACGACAACGTGTTCCTGATCCAGGCCAGCGATTTGCCCGGCAATTGA
- a CDS encoding CoA transferase: MKGLRVLDLTRLLPGPVATLRLAEMGADVLKIEAPGAGDATRTMMQSSADRVAGRPGAFYRLVNRGKRETRLDLKSEGGRTVLMALAREADVLIESFRPGVMERLGLGYDVLRVINPKLVYCAISGYGADGPFAQLAGHDLNYIGYAGVLDQLASRDGAPIVPNFQIADLLGGALSAVNQILAALWAVARGGDGRFVDVSMAHCTYANNVVAQVALANDGTAPVAGSSLLNGGVPCYNLYRTLDGRWLAVGALELKFWETLCMALDRPDWATRHWSLGQAIAGPDAVQLIKDMADVIATRTLDDWAALLVPLDCCVSPVLTPAEAAQHPLFNAAVREALMEQQASDGEPG, translated from the coding sequence CTGAAGGGCTTGCGCGTGCTCGATCTGACACGCCTGTTGCCCGGTCCCGTCGCGACGCTCCGGCTCGCGGAAATGGGCGCCGACGTGTTGAAGATCGAAGCGCCCGGCGCCGGCGACGCGACGCGCACGATGATGCAAAGCAGCGCCGACCGCGTGGCGGGACGGCCCGGCGCGTTCTATCGGCTGGTGAATCGCGGCAAGCGCGAGACGCGGCTCGACCTGAAATCCGAAGGCGGACGCACCGTGCTGATGGCGCTGGCGCGAGAAGCGGACGTGCTGATCGAAAGCTTCCGGCCCGGCGTGATGGAACGGCTCGGCCTTGGCTATGACGTGTTGCGCGTGATCAATCCGAAGCTCGTCTACTGCGCGATTTCGGGGTATGGCGCGGACGGGCCTTTCGCGCAACTGGCCGGGCACGATCTGAACTACATCGGCTATGCGGGCGTGCTCGACCAGCTCGCTTCGCGCGACGGCGCGCCGATTGTCCCCAACTTCCAGATCGCGGATCTGCTGGGCGGCGCGCTGTCGGCGGTCAACCAGATTCTCGCGGCACTATGGGCTGTGGCGCGCGGCGGCGATGGGCGCTTCGTCGATGTGTCGATGGCGCATTGCACCTACGCGAACAACGTCGTCGCGCAAGTCGCGCTCGCCAACGACGGCACGGCGCCCGTCGCGGGCAGCAGCCTGCTCAATGGCGGCGTGCCCTGCTACAACCTGTATCGCACGCTCGACGGGCGGTGGCTTGCCGTCGGCGCGCTCGAACTCAAATTCTGGGAAACGCTGTGCATGGCGCTCGACCGCCCCGACTGGGCGACGCGCCACTGGAGCCTCGGCCAGGCGATTGCCGGACCGGACGCCGTGCAGTTGATCAAGGATATGGCCGATGTGATCGCCACGCGGACGCTCGACGATTGGGCCGCGCTGCTGGTGCCGCTGGATTGTTGCGTGTCGCCCGTGCTGACACCGGCGGAAGCCGCGCAGCATCCGCTATTCAATGCAGCCGTGCGCGAGGCGCTGATGGAGCAGCAGGCGAGCGACGGGGAACCCGGCTAG
- a CDS encoding DUF2866 domain-containing protein, with product MKQSHESSGELLANLRGCRVSAPIHGLWGGGCRIVEWIDTTGQISRRVVAEDVTADQVRATIRHHVEGRKHRLIDDEREPRQTLPRR from the coding sequence TTGAAACAGTCTCATGAATCCTCGGGCGAGCTGCTCGCGAACCTGCGCGGCTGCCGCGTGTCCGCGCCCATTCACGGGCTTTGGGGCGGCGGTTGCCGGATCGTCGAATGGATCGACACGACCGGGCAGATTTCGCGGCGCGTGGTCGCGGAAGACGTCACCGCCGACCAGGTGCGGGCGACGATCCGGCATCATGTAGAAGGCCGCAAGCACCGTTTGATCGACGACGAACGCGAACCGCGGCAAACACTGCCGCGACGTTGA